The proteins below come from a single Mya arenaria isolate MELC-2E11 chromosome 8, ASM2691426v1 genomic window:
- the LOC128242383 gene encoding uncharacterized protein LOC128242383, producing the protein MTERIRSKLITKIPVVITGVECAQYEEVALSLIRKMTNFKEDFCATINDPHEWKDLEEDFVNVVVVKDPFGLEMLDESKTKEMDKIFHSIASRIQNSFSTVILTKKSVLEKAIKFVPHKENKVYSNGNRFEPAGTECYPIDMEAPIQGTNKRVQPSSQVLKNMLDNSSLYLRSKENKDFQQDNDVLTGLETNGSLVITGDEPEVLSSYVASLATRDEGKHALVLKRTADLRYVERLILSLSTNLLPTWRLTKTNRLQRKDMAIESP; encoded by the exons ATAAGAAGTAAACTTATCACCAAAATACCCGTTGTTATTACTGGTGTTGAATGTGCCCAGTATGAAGAAGTAGCGTTGAGTTTGATCAGAAAAATGACAAACTTTAAAGAAGACTTTTGTGCCACAATTAACGACCCACACGAATGGAAGGATCTTGAAGAAGACTTTGTTAACGTTGTTGTCGTTAAAGATCCCTTTGGATTAGAAATGCTTGATGAGTCTAAAACTAAAGAAAtggataaaatatttcattcaattgcaAGCAGAATCCAAAACAGTTTTAGTACTGTGATATTGACAAAGAAATCGGTTCTTGAAAAAGCTATTAAATTTGTTCCGCATAAAGAAAATAAGGTGTATTCCAATGGAAACAGATTTGAACCGGCTGGGACCGAGTGTTATCCAATAGATATGGAAG caCCCATTCAAGGGACCAATAAACGAGTGCAACCTTCGAGCCAGGTGCTGAAAAACATGCTTG ACAATTCGTCTCTATACCTAAGGAGCAAAGAAAATAAGGACTTTCAACAAGACAACGATGTTTTGACAGGCCTTGAAACGAATGGCAGTTTAGTTATAACAGGTGACGAACCGGAAGTCCTTTCTTCCTATGTAGCAAGTTTGGCAACAAGAGACGAAGGAAAACATGCACTTGTACTGAAACGTACAGCCGACCTGCGATACGTCGAG AGGCTGATCCTCTCCCTCTCGACGAATCTTCTGCCGACATGGAGATTGACGAAAACCAACCGACTCCAAAGAAAAG